In one Agathobacter rectalis ATCC 33656 genomic region, the following are encoded:
- a CDS encoding sugar transferase, which translates to MSRWRTWGEIPTFMKNDFTLKYYRHLSRKRTSMVFKRIFDVIMSAVFLVLLSPVILVLAVWIKVDSRGPVFFRQERITQYGRKFRIFKFRTMVNDADKKGSLVTVGGDSRITRVGAVIRKYRLDEIPQLINVLCGDMSFVGTRPEVEKYVMAYTPAMMATLLMPAGITSEASIRYKDEDRLLETSDDVDYTYIHKVLPGKMRYNLKYLKRFSLINDIRLCIETVLAVIH; encoded by the coding sequence ATGAGTAGATGGAGAACATGGGGAGAGATTCCTACATTCATGAAAAATGATTTTACACTTAAATATTACAGGCATCTGAGCAGAAAGAGGACAAGCATGGTATTCAAACGCATTTTTGATGTGATTATGTCCGCTGTTTTTCTTGTGCTGCTTTCGCCTGTTATACTGGTCCTTGCTGTCTGGATAAAGGTGGATAGCAGAGGACCTGTTTTTTTCAGACAGGAGCGTATCACGCAGTATGGCAGGAAGTTTCGCATATTCAAGTTCAGAACTATGGTGAATGATGCTGACAAAAAGGGTTCACTCGTGACTGTCGGTGGGGATTCAAGAATCACAAGAGTCGGTGCTGTCATCAGAAAGTACAGGCTTGATGAGATTCCGCAGCTTATAAATGTGCTATGTGGTGATATGAGCTTTGTTGGCACAAGACCTGAGGTGGAGAAGTATGTCATGGCATATACACCAGCGATGATGGCGACGCTTCTGATGCCTGCCGGAATCACCAGTGAGGCAAGCATCAGGTACAAGGATGAGGACAGGCTTCTTGAGACTTCTGATGATGTGGATTACACATATATACACAAGGTGCTGCCGGGCAAGATGAGGTACAATCTTAAGTATCTTAAGAGATTTTCACTGATAAATGATATCAGACTGTGCATAGAGACTGTGCTTGCGGTAATACATTAG
- a CDS encoding DegT/DnrJ/EryC1/StrS family aminotransferase → MEKRQISFSPPDITEAEVSAVADALRSGWITTGPRTKEFEKRIAKLCGTDKAVALGSATACLELILRFLGIGAGDEVITSAYTYTASASPAVHVGAALKFIDVAPDSFEMDYDALEAAITEKTKVIVPVDIAGVPCDYDRIFDIVERKKALFHPSNDVQRAIGRVIVAADSAHAFGASYMRAGERIMCGNVADFTSFSFHAVKNLTTAEGGALTWRPIEGFDDEYIYKQFMLLSLHGQTKDAFHKNGLGNWEYDIVAPSYKCNMTDIQAAIGLVQLDRYEGLLKRRRDIIERYDEAFKPLGLLTVPHFTDRHTSSGHLYLLRIPGIGVDRRNALIVQMAERGIATNVHYKPLPMMTAYKNMGFDIADFPNAYHQYENEITLPLNTKLSDEDVEYIINNLLEILHE, encoded by the coding sequence ATGGAAAAGAGACAGATTTCATTTTCACCACCTGATATAACAGAGGCAGAGGTGTCAGCTGTTGCTGATGCACTGCGAAGCGGTTGGATTACAACAGGTCCAAGAACCAAGGAGTTTGAGAAGAGGATTGCTAAGCTATGCGGCACGGATAAGGCTGTAGCTCTTGGCTCTGCTACTGCGTGTCTTGAGTTGATACTCAGATTCCTGGGAATAGGTGCAGGTGATGAGGTCATCACAAGCGCATACACATATACTGCATCTGCAAGCCCTGCTGTGCATGTAGGTGCAGCACTTAAGTTTATAGACGTAGCACCTGATTCATTTGAGATGGATTACGATGCCCTGGAAGCTGCTATTACAGAAAAGACAAAGGTTATCGTGCCGGTTGATATTGCAGGTGTGCCTTGCGACTATGACAGGATTTTTGATATTGTGGAGAGAAAGAAGGCTCTTTTTCATCCGTCAAATGATGTGCAGAGGGCAATCGGACGTGTGATTGTGGCGGCTGACTCAGCTCATGCTTTTGGTGCTTCTTACATGAGAGCAGGTGAGCGGATTATGTGTGGCAATGTAGCTGATTTTACAAGCTTTTCATTCCATGCGGTCAAGAATCTGACCACAGCAGAGGGAGGAGCACTCACATGGAGACCTATAGAGGGCTTTGATGATGAGTATATCTACAAGCAGTTTATGCTGCTTTCACTCCACGGACAGACAAAGGATGCATTCCATAAGAATGGTCTGGGCAACTGGGAGTATGATATTGTGGCTCCTTCGTATAAGTGCAATATGACTGATATCCAGGCTGCTATTGGTCTGGTACAGCTTGACAGATATGAGGGACTTCTCAAGAGGCGCCGTGATATTATAGAGCGCTATGACGAGGCATTTAAGCCGCTTGGTCTCTTGACTGTGCCTCATTTTACAGACAGGCATACATCGAGCGGACATCTGTATCTGCTTCGCATACCGGGCATCGGCGTGGATAGGCGTAATGCGCTTATAGTGCAGATGGCGGAGCGAGGTATCGCCACAAATGTGCATTACAAGCCGCTTCCGATGATGACAGCATATAAGAATATGGGCTTTGACATAGCTGATTTTCCAAATGCTTATCATCAGTATGAGAATGAAATTACACTTCCTCTCAACACAAAGCTTAGCGATGAGGATGTGGAGTATATAATTAATAATTTATTGGAGATTTTACATGAGTAG
- a CDS encoding polysaccharide biosynthesis protein: MGNDRQWVVRAFLLAFIDVCIMAVSFFFALMIRFEFAYSHIPDLYLAGYIKIVPVFVAIALAVFYIFRLYHSIWRFASINEFMHIIGAFLVLAVVSVTIHEVYEIKMPYAFWIIGLMLSFALCTACRFAYRFIRTGQKMLEQRGSANGDEKVMIIGAGNAGRMLIRELIMSSHLHTKACCIIDDNPAKLGRFIDGVPIVGNRNDIPEMVEKYDITKIVYAVPSTSGKDRKDILNICKDTGCDVSVVPGIYQMVDGRVSVSNLRPVSIEDLLGRDPVVVDNDGIHSFLQGKVVMVTGGGGSIGSELCRQIAREDPKLLIIFDIYENNAYDIQQELKRKYPYVRVETLIGSVRNTNRLHYVFQTYHPEIIYHAAAHKHVPLMEESPNEAIKNNVLGTLKLSRIAAEYHVKKFVLISTDKAVNPTNIMGASKRLCEMVIQMMNRQTETDFVAVRFGNVLGSNGSVIPLFKKQIEDGGPVTVTDKRIIRYFMTIPEAVALVLQAGLYAHGGEIFVLDMGEPVKIDDMARNLIRLSGLEPDVDIQIVYTGLRPGEKLYEEMLMSEEGLKETPNKLIHVGEPIEMDDELFEKQLEMLEKACTSEAKDIKQIVASVVKTYHPDLEN, translated from the coding sequence ATGGGAAATGACAGACAGTGGGTTGTGAGAGCTTTTTTGCTGGCATTTATAGATGTATGTATTATGGCGGTGTCATTTTTCTTTGCTTTAATGATAAGATTTGAGTTCGCGTATTCACATATTCCGGATTTATATCTTGCAGGTTATATAAAGATAGTGCCTGTTTTTGTGGCAATTGCTTTGGCTGTGTTTTATATTTTCAGGCTGTACCACAGTATATGGCGCTTTGCGAGCATCAACGAGTTTATGCATATTATTGGTGCCTTTCTGGTGCTTGCGGTTGTGAGCGTTACTATTCATGAGGTGTATGAGATTAAGATGCCGTATGCTTTCTGGATTATCGGACTGATGCTCAGCTTTGCACTTTGTACAGCATGCCGTTTTGCGTACAGATTTATCAGGACAGGTCAGAAGATGCTTGAGCAGAGAGGCTCCGCAAACGGTGATGAGAAGGTCATGATTATAGGAGCCGGAAATGCGGGAAGGATGCTTATCAGGGAGCTTATCATGAGCTCACATCTGCACACAAAGGCCTGCTGCATCATAGATGACAATCCGGCGAAGCTGGGGCGCTTTATAGATGGCGTGCCTATTGTCGGCAACAGAAATGACATTCCAGAGATGGTTGAGAAGTATGATATCACGAAAATTGTGTATGCTGTACCTTCTACATCCGGTAAGGACAGGAAGGATATACTCAATATTTGTAAGGATACCGGCTGTGATGTGTCTGTGGTTCCGGGAATCTATCAGATGGTGGACGGAAGAGTGTCGGTTTCCAATCTGCGTCCGGTAAGCATTGAGGATTTGCTGGGCAGAGATCCGGTTGTTGTGGATAATGACGGTATTCATTCATTTTTACAGGGCAAGGTGGTCATGGTTACAGGTGGCGGTGGCTCAATAGGTAGTGAGCTTTGCCGTCAGATAGCCAGGGAGGATCCGAAGCTTCTTATCATTTTTGATATTTACGAGAATAATGCATACGATATACAGCAGGAGCTGAAGCGCAAATATCCTTATGTAAGGGTGGAGACGCTGATTGGCTCGGTGCGCAATACTAACAGGCTGCACTATGTATTCCAGACATATCATCCGGAGATTATTTATCATGCGGCAGCACATAAGCATGTACCGCTGATGGAGGAAAGCCCGAATGAGGCAATAAAGAACAATGTGCTTGGCACATTAAAGCTCTCAAGGATTGCAGCAGAGTACCATGTGAAGAAGTTCGTGCTTATATCTACGGATAAGGCGGTTAATCCAACCAATATCATGGGTGCATCAAAGCGTCTGTGTGAGATGGTTATACAGATGATGAACAGGCAGACTGAGACTGATTTTGTCGCTGTGCGTTTTGGAAACGTGCTTGGCAGCAATGGTAGTGTTATCCCGCTGTTTAAGAAGCAGATAGAGGATGGCGGTCCTGTTACTGTGACGGACAAGCGTATTATCAGGTATTTTATGACAATTCCGGAGGCTGTGGCGCTTGTGCTGCAGGCAGGGCTCTATGCTCACGGAGGCGAGATTTTCGTGCTCGACATGGGCGAGCCGGTCAAGATTGATGATATGGCTAGGAACCTTATCAGGCTTTCAGGACTGGAGCCGGATGTGGATATTCAGATTGTATACACAGGCCTGCGTCCGGGCGAGAAGCTCTACGAGGAGATGCTGATGAGCGAGGAGGGTCTCAAGGAGACTCCGAACAAGCTGATTCATGTGGGTGAGCCTATTGAGATGGATGATGAGCTCTTTGAGAAGCAGCTTGAGATGCTCGAGAAGGCATGCACCTCAGAAGCAAAGGATATCAAGCAGATAGTGGCCTCTGTGGTAAAGACATATCATCCTGACCTGGAAAACTAA
- a CDS encoding GtrA family protein: MDNIIIRNRKEEFKELVLYTVFGNMTFVISIGSYAIFNVFFGINELIANALAWVFAVLFSYVTNKKWVFKVATPTKTAFFVQMFAFFSGRFITLVMEETIIFVFITLLAYPSMWVKLAAQVVVVVLNYVISKLFVFKNH, encoded by the coding sequence ATGGATAATATTATAATACGAAACAGGAAAGAGGAGTTTAAGGAGCTTGTTTTATACACGGTTTTTGGGAATATGACCTTTGTAATAAGCATAGGCTCGTATGCCATTTTTAATGTATTTTTTGGAATCAATGAGCTGATTGCAAATGCACTGGCGTGGGTATTTGCGGTACTTTTCTCATATGTTACCAACAAGAAGTGGGTGTTTAAGGTTGCAACACCGACAAAGACGGCATTTTTTGTACAGATGTTTGCTTTTTTTAGTGGCAGATTTATTACGCTTGTCATGGAAGAGACTATTATCTTTGTTTTTATAACACTTTTAGCGTATCCAAGTATGTGGGTGAAGCTGGCGGCACAGGTAGTGGTTGTTGTACTAAATTATGTGATAAGCAAGCTGTTTGTATTTAAGAATCATTAG
- a CDS encoding flippase, whose protein sequence is MKKKIKKTKSIKLNYIYNVSYQILTLITPLITAPYLSRVLKVEGIGIYSYTASIVTYFVMFAALGTINYGNREISYLQNDRQNRSIVFWEIEFLSIGSVLCCLAAYSFFILFINHKYTSLFLVQAFTIITVATDISWLLQGMEEFGKIVSRNVVFKILNILFIFIFVKSPNDLLIYVGGLCLLELASNLSIWFYVPQYINRPNFKQLHPIRHLKPTIALFIPTIASTIYINLDKTMLNEITGSPIENGYYEQAFKIYKVALSVVTALGTVMLPRIGKCFSEGKTNEVKKLLYKSYRFIWLIGCPMCCGLIGVSRNFCPWFFGHGYDKVPYILMIQSVLLIIVGLSNVTGVQYLITTKREYLLTRSVCIGAIANFIMNLILIPKFYSYGAAVASVLSELLITIMQFYFVRNEIDLKSVLKSSHKYIIASLTMLIFLLLEDNYLPINFVGTVILVISGCAVYLLMLIVLKDEMLKELIP, encoded by the coding sequence ATGAAAAAGAAAATAAAAAAAACAAAAAGCATAAAATTAAACTACATATACAATGTAAGCTACCAAATACTTACACTAATCACGCCTCTGATTACAGCCCCGTATCTTTCGCGAGTGCTTAAGGTCGAAGGCATAGGTATATACAGCTATACCGCATCTATCGTTACATATTTTGTCATGTTTGCAGCCCTTGGCACCATCAATTATGGCAACAGGGAAATATCCTACCTACAAAATGATCGTCAAAATCGCTCAATCGTTTTCTGGGAAATAGAGTTTTTAAGTATCGGAAGTGTATTATGCTGTCTGGCAGCATACTCATTTTTTATACTATTTATAAACCATAAATATACAAGCTTATTTCTTGTACAGGCTTTTACTATCATTACTGTTGCAACAGACATATCTTGGTTGCTTCAGGGAATGGAAGAATTCGGTAAAATAGTTAGCAGAAATGTCGTATTTAAGATACTGAATATACTGTTTATTTTTATTTTCGTTAAGAGTCCAAATGACCTTTTAATTTACGTAGGTGGCTTATGTTTGCTCGAACTAGCGTCCAATCTCTCAATATGGTTTTACGTTCCGCAATATATAAATCGACCAAATTTTAAACAATTACATCCTATAAGGCACCTTAAACCAACAATAGCACTATTTATACCAACAATAGCATCTACCATCTATATCAATCTTGATAAAACAATGCTCAATGAAATTACCGGCTCACCTATCGAAAATGGCTACTACGAACAAGCATTCAAAATATATAAGGTTGCCTTATCGGTTGTAACCGCCCTCGGTACTGTCATGCTGCCACGTATAGGAAAATGCTTCAGTGAAGGTAAAACCAACGAAGTAAAAAAACTGCTTTATAAAAGCTATCGTTTTATATGGCTTATAGGATGTCCTATGTGCTGTGGATTAATTGGTGTTTCAAGAAACTTCTGTCCATGGTTCTTCGGTCATGGGTACGATAAAGTCCCTTATATACTTATGATACAATCCGTTCTGCTTATCATAGTAGGATTAAGTAATGTAACCGGTGTTCAATATCTTATCACAACAAAACGTGAATATCTCCTCACGCGATCTGTTTGTATAGGCGCTATAGCAAATTTCATTATGAATTTAATTCTAATACCTAAATTTTATTCATATGGTGCTGCAGTGGCTTCAGTGCTATCAGAATTACTTATAACAATAATGCAATTTTATTTTGTTCGTAATGAAATAGACCTCAAATCTGTATTAAAATCATCACATAAATATATTATTGCCTCTTTAACTATGCTAATATTTCTTTTGCTGGAGGATAATTATCTGCCAATAAACTTTGTAGGCACGGTCATCCTGGTTATTTCCGGATGTGCTGTTTATTTACTTATGCTCATTGTATTAAAAGATGAAATGTTAAAAGAACTTATTCCTTAA